The genomic window ATAAATggttcatttaaattattagtacatatttattattaaagtATAATCCATTTCATGGGACCTATGTTTATAATAtcatgcatttttattaatgccTTTAGGAGTATGTATTTGTATAATGTTATAATGATCTAAGAATATTACAAGAATTTCCTTATTCTTTagcattttattatttgtttcatcttttatatttttattactaaataatttgtcgcaagagattttttttatatttttgttaatggTATTACAGTTTACATGACGTTTTCAAAATATGATAGTACTTTTGAATGTAAACAGATATATGGAATTAAGGAAAATCTACTCATTTAatacagaattatattttatgcgaTATATCGTATCACCTGAATTTATATCCCGAATGTGTGCAGTGTTTAATAGAAATTGTTGTTCATTCTTCTTAATATTGTCTAATAATTTATCTCTCcctaatatttttgtatttatccataaacctaaaggagtaaactaatttaAAGGATGAAGgatgatatattaaaatatataatattattattgtcattTAATATCAGAATATCGCATAACCATAGGTATTCAATATTTGGCatagatgtaaaaaaaaatttttgtaaccttatataataacgcTAATATGGATGTTACTCCAGAAATTGTGCCAAGAGCTATAGGCAATGTTTTTACATTAGATAAAGCTTGTGATGCAGCAGCATCTGAACTGGGACGAGCATCGGATATTAATCCTGATCTTTCTCCTTTCAGTGGACAATTTAATAATTCTAGTTCTCTTTCTCCAGTATCGATGTGtggtatttctttttctattttattatccTTTGTAAGAAAATTGTAATTAACtctaaatttaattaattcaGGGCAAATTATTTCACTAGAATCATTTCCCTCTTCATTATCAGGGCATAACCTTCTCATCAtctctatatatatgtcAACACAATCTTTAAGATATTTTTGACAATAACAGTAATCTTTATCTTTagtatttttcaatattttcataatatcTACAACATTATGTTGTAAATAGCTTAATTTTACTAGGTCTTTTgatttgtaaatttcttttttatattcatataaataataaggACATATATGCTCCTCTTTCAGatcagaaaaattttcatgaAAAACCTTAAAAATGATACCGATAAAGGTATCTGAAATATTACTTCCTTCTGTTACTTTGTACAACCAGTGGTATAAATA from Plasmodium cynomolgi strain B DNA, scaffold: 0296, whole genome shotgun sequence includes these protein-coding regions:
- a CDS encoding hypothetical protein (putative), which translates into the protein MYKTFKKFETFKNSKKHSYKNNPEYCVYLYHWLYKVTEGSNISDTFIGIIFKVFHENFSDLKEEHICPYYLYEYKKEIYKSKDLVKLSYLQHNVVDIMKILKNTKDKDYCYCQKYLKDCVDIYIEMMRRLCPDNEEGNDSSEIICPELIKFRVNYNFLTKDNKIEKEIPHIDTGERELELLNCPLKGERSGLISDARPSSDAAASQALSNVKTLPIALGTISGVTSILALLYKFTPLGLWINTKILGRDKLLDNIKKNEQQFLLNTAHIRDINSGDTIYRIKYNSVLNE